The Methanothermobacter tenebrarum genome has a segment encoding these proteins:
- a CDS encoding TCP-1/cpn60 chaperonin family protein, translating into PYMGLDVFEGKVVDMKEAGVLEPHRVKRQAIQSAAEAAEMILRIDDVIAAAGEEGEEEEGMEGMEGGMPPM; encoded by the coding sequence CCATACATGGGTTTAGACGTTTTCGAGGGCAAAGTAGTTGACATGAAAGAGGCAGGAGTACTAGAACCACACAGAGTCAAAAGACAAGCCATACAATCAGCAGCAGAAGCAGCAGAAATGATACTAAGAATCGATGATGTCATAGCCGCCGCAGGAGAAGAAGGCGAAGAAGAAGAGGGAATGGAGGGAATGGAAGGCGGAATGCCACCAATGTAA